Proteins from a single region of Hymenobacter aquaticus:
- a CDS encoding RES domain-containing protein, whose translation MTVEELLKNYIFDLPKDWRDSNDGDYYHFVLHTLNAYVALLKKLGPIVIDHRTEYIGPLGTLPNTELVQKAVHEVRLGIIRALQALANQGSPGNALAIMAKHFDLPRRKQLYSPAVHLSRVFLSGNTLLYRLRKDDMPLQARQMLHIPYELRSLVTSQRFSIAGQPCIYAASSVYLAYKEIRATSYGLSLHAVKLRANVESDYAPVTLVDLRNRVQGVRKKYLGRPNYYDGDLIKFLVTWPLVMATSVPKNPKDNFHAEYQIPHLFLEWVRSSQPKNSPRLDGLMFSSSLESPSDPNYLNAYNVVIPVHHWDDEGLCRVRTSQLQVSSPITRAMLTVETSASTPPEEIADLVQQALQHQEFQTLSPKSPYAVVA comes from the coding sequence ATGACTGTCGAAGAACTGCTTAAAAACTACATATTTGACCTGCCCAAAGATTGGCGCGATTCAAACGACGGGGATTATTATCACTTCGTCTTACATACTTTGAATGCTTATGTAGCTCTGCTCAAGAAGCTGGGACCTATCGTTATCGACCACCGCACAGAGTACATAGGGCCCTTGGGGACGTTGCCCAATACAGAACTAGTGCAAAAGGCAGTGCACGAAGTCCGCCTTGGTATCATTCGAGCCCTACAAGCTTTAGCTAACCAAGGCAGTCCTGGTAATGCGCTAGCCATAATGGCCAAGCACTTCGACCTCCCTCGCCGAAAGCAGCTCTACTCGCCTGCTGTTCATTTGAGCAGGGTATTCTTGTCCGGAAACACCTTGTTGTACCGCCTGCGCAAAGATGATATGCCCCTGCAGGCTCGCCAGATGCTACACATTCCTTACGAACTGCGCTCCTTAGTCACCTCTCAACGATTCAGTATTGCGGGGCAGCCTTGCATCTATGCTGCCAGCTCGGTTTATCTTGCTTACAAGGAAATCAGAGCTACGTCGTATGGATTATCCTTGCACGCCGTCAAGCTTCGTGCTAATGTTGAATCAGACTATGCCCCAGTAACTCTGGTCGACCTGCGCAACCGCGTTCAAGGCGTGCGAAAGAAGTACCTAGGCAGGCCTAACTATTACGATGGCGACTTAATAAAATTCCTCGTGACTTGGCCTTTAGTAATGGCTACCAGCGTACCGAAGAATCCAAAAGACAACTTTCACGCAGAATATCAGATACCACACCTGTTTTTAGAGTGGGTCAGAAGTAGCCAACCCAAAAATAGTCCTCGGCTAGACGGATTAATGTTTTCTTCTTCGCTAGAATCTCCGTCTGATCCAAACTACCTGAACGCTTACAACGTGGTCATACCAGTGCATCATTGGGATGATGAAGGCCTGTGCCGCGTCCGAACGTCACAGCTACAAGTATCTTCTCCCATAACCCGCGCCATGTTGACTGTTGAAACGTCGGCAAGTACGCCGCCCGAAGAAATAGCGGACTTGGTGCAGCAAGCGTTGCAGCACCAAGAGTTTCAGACCTTGTCTCCGAAATCACCTTATGCAGTCGTTGCGTAA
- a CDS encoding DUF3883 domain-containing protein: MAKHQSLQQFVEKKMQERLDVYRRDPILILQDYMLEQQVSADYDGRQLLELLQNADDAAGRDPKKRAGQVSIRLQGRILEVANTGAIFTEAGVQSLLYSNLSPKSLDADQIGAKGLGFRAVLSWSDRLEIHSGQLRIAFSAAYARKVLQQLRSGDNKQAVLRMLRLAREETTTAEHPIAVLRCAELLGAETEPRAGLAGYNTLIRVHMKAEQLPALRQQLVEELLPEALVFLPHLTLLHVECDGVGWHMERAQSEGADGVQHVRVTRQEADGARTRHNWQVLARTDCLPAPEDKALRTVAATTPYEVKVAWKADLAPGPGRLFSYFRTGVDWPLPCLVHATFNLNASRQSLQPTATNRMLLSEAAQLLVEAAEVMARSRPADPYLPLRLLWHGAAKDWDFHAELSTLGFEVALTQALRKAAVFPVISGHYRRFSEIRLLAQPFACYLPPLGLDELLCWPLGDNQTVVLAGLTHLLTRLGPTSGSYPLPALLARVAAARPAGATDDFTRYAELLRLVEAELRSRPAAQLQLQAGGWPALLIDQAGRALSPGQVSFLPPDGECKLGMAGLNVLHPALSAALLQAFALPTYQALSGPLSLPAFNVRPYEFAELALYVLRQHGQRVKTLHPMLFRLYQAERVRNGRGQKRQPVPSLAQDIPLPTQAHGTAPGCTLYFSRNPDNTRSLCADLYAHDPERLVGSRAALGLGGTRDKDGEVRSYLEWCGVREWPRWVVESSPGKAYVDHALRRFDYRRTRLGGHRYDGYVDFRKVNPPGKDRCYVASLDGLDGILSHADPAAILRWVWESPTQGLADVLKKDREPTSVGLPASFLQAGQYNYHPVLNASQMPAYVRWKFATSKWLPGPNEERVAPQRMLLPARGQQDGEFSPVLYGAAPSQRLLQQKKITEGLREARELLTSLGVNLALSELPAELLYQVLLELPQRNPKGDRASSLYRELATNLEASNLSDQDPAREEFIRRGQVWCTAPGGSRYVPLASNQVRYAADATYSPRLLARFILLDVPPKRNADKMLRLFGVPPLDRLASSVVGSPPIHPLREAFAQDWQLLLLYLYALLPQNTVIADKGDVLKSLRVQLTTQLRVAHTLSPGSSDTESYAPYAYLLTPNKLAAWIVVPEDVSLATLKQQPRFQDALAEILSVLLEADALREVFMRFIAAPAAQRDELLALRQGATLEQVHATLHQVREVMTQPAENRQLFWLHLASLARPKGKAIRRAPVREAEWPAWLRQTFGTRLSALVLAAFSQLNPSLPWQHSDLRVLFQLFGALGLSAAVYNRRAAQPVDFSLLFQAEYDELIARYEPFFEQQLYAQLATATLREQRGFEAARVAYRALRVPVPIPSDFAAETVFRQQVLTRWHVTLTGASEAVDLSERAAEHERTLVQRAVARGFAPDYVRDFVSGTLERRSLLLFGRVTELLSKLPKPTVQTNTGQPIRNVFAVGNSDVAFDTAQDLLGQLLTRWQGHDTTIHLLNIEALPEPTNEARERGGIGTSGGAGRGYQRPEDQALTGAIGEGLAYEALRRRPGVRLVEIKSENAVKLGRLPGQKGLGYDLTYIDEQGLHYVEVKTSTVAGNRQFYMSQNEVQFGEQHPGNYEVLLVTGIQEATGPRYESLGNPFVYSQGQGFLHNPRFTVEHDTFRVRFQEVRQAI, encoded by the coding sequence GTGGCTAAACACCAATCCCTTCAGCAATTTGTCGAGAAAAAAATGCAGGAACGCCTGGATGTGTACCGGCGAGATCCTATACTTATTCTACAGGACTACATGTTGGAGCAGCAAGTCAGCGCCGATTACGACGGGCGGCAACTGCTGGAACTCCTGCAGAACGCCGACGATGCCGCCGGGCGCGATCCTAAAAAGCGAGCCGGGCAAGTGTCTATCCGACTGCAGGGACGCATCCTGGAAGTAGCCAACACCGGGGCTATCTTCACCGAAGCGGGCGTGCAATCCTTACTCTACAGTAATCTGAGCCCCAAATCCCTGGACGCCGACCAGATCGGGGCTAAAGGTCTGGGGTTCCGGGCCGTGCTCAGCTGGTCCGACAGGCTGGAAATCCATAGCGGACAGTTGCGCATTGCCTTTTCCGCGGCCTACGCCCGGAAGGTTTTGCAGCAGCTGCGCAGCGGCGACAATAAGCAGGCCGTGCTGCGCATGCTGCGCCTGGCCCGGGAGGAAACGACCACGGCGGAGCATCCCATTGCCGTGCTGCGCTGCGCCGAGTTGCTCGGCGCCGAGACAGAACCAAGGGCAGGTCTAGCCGGCTACAACACCCTGATCCGGGTGCACATGAAGGCCGAACAGTTGCCCGCGCTGCGCCAGCAGCTAGTAGAGGAGCTGCTGCCCGAGGCCCTGGTGTTTCTACCCCATCTGACCCTCCTGCACGTGGAATGCGACGGGGTAGGCTGGCATATGGAGCGCGCACAGAGCGAGGGCGCGGACGGCGTGCAGCACGTGCGGGTGACGCGCCAAGAGGCCGATGGTGCCCGCACCCGGCACAACTGGCAGGTGCTGGCCCGCACCGACTGCCTCCCCGCACCTGAGGATAAGGCCTTGCGGACAGTTGCAGCGACTACACCCTACGAAGTGAAAGTAGCGTGGAAGGCGGACTTGGCTCCAGGGCCAGGCAGGCTGTTTTCGTATTTCCGCACCGGCGTAGATTGGCCCCTGCCATGTTTGGTGCACGCCACGTTTAACCTCAACGCTAGTCGGCAGAGTCTGCAGCCAACGGCTACCAACCGGATGCTGCTGAGCGAAGCGGCCCAGCTATTGGTCGAAGCGGCCGAAGTGATGGCGCGCAGCCGACCGGCCGATCCCTACTTGCCTTTGCGCTTGCTCTGGCACGGCGCCGCGAAGGACTGGGATTTTCACGCAGAGTTGAGCACGCTAGGCTTTGAGGTGGCGCTGACACAGGCTCTGCGCAAAGCGGCCGTTTTTCCAGTTATTTCGGGCCACTACCGGCGCTTTTCGGAAATCCGGCTGCTGGCACAGCCTTTCGCCTGCTATCTACCCCCGCTAGGCCTGGACGAGTTATTGTGCTGGCCGCTGGGAGACAACCAAACAGTGGTGCTTGCTGGCTTAACGCACTTGCTGACTCGACTGGGACCGACATCTGGCTCCTACCCTTTGCCTGCTTTGCTGGCCCGGGTGGCGGCAGCGCGCCCCGCTGGTGCTACAGACGATTTTACCCGGTACGCCGAGCTGCTGCGTCTTGTGGAAGCGGAGCTTCGCTCACGCCCGGCCGCGCAGCTCCAACTGCAGGCCGGCGGCTGGCCCGCACTGCTGATTGACCAGGCCGGCCGGGCTTTGTCACCCGGGCAGGTGAGCTTTCTGCCGCCGGATGGTGAGTGCAAGCTAGGGATGGCCGGGCTCAACGTGTTGCACCCGGCCCTATCGGCCGCGCTGCTACAGGCTTTTGCCCTACCTACTTACCAGGCCCTGAGCGGTCCCCTGTCCCTTCCGGCCTTCAACGTACGGCCCTACGAGTTTGCCGAACTAGCCCTTTACGTGCTGCGTCAGCACGGCCAGCGCGTTAAAACGCTGCACCCAATGCTCTTCCGTTTGTACCAGGCAGAGCGCGTACGGAACGGTCGGGGTCAAAAGCGGCAACCGGTGCCGTCGCTAGCGCAGGACATTCCCCTGCCCACCCAGGCCCACGGCACGGCCCCGGGCTGCACGCTGTATTTTAGCCGTAACCCGGATAACACGCGCTCTTTGTGCGCGGATCTGTACGCCCACGACCCCGAGCGATTGGTTGGCTCCCGTGCGGCGCTGGGCCTTGGGGGAACCCGCGACAAAGATGGAGAAGTGCGCAGCTACCTAGAGTGGTGCGGTGTGCGGGAGTGGCCCCGGTGGGTGGTTGAGAGCAGCCCTGGCAAAGCCTATGTCGACCATGCGTTGCGGCGGTTCGACTACCGGCGTACCCGATTGGGTGGGCACCGGTACGACGGGTATGTGGACTTCCGTAAGGTTAACCCACCGGGGAAGGACCGGTGCTATGTGGCGTCGTTGGACGGGTTAGATGGCATCCTGTCGCACGCGGATCCAGCCGCGATTCTGCGCTGGGTCTGGGAGTCGCCTACTCAGGGCTTGGCGGATGTGTTGAAGAAGGACCGGGAGCCAACGAGTGTAGGCTTGCCCGCCAGCTTCCTGCAAGCGGGACAGTACAATTATCACCCAGTTCTAAATGCCAGCCAGATGCCTGCATACGTACGTTGGAAGTTTGCGACCAGTAAGTGGTTGCCTGGGCCCAATGAGGAACGTGTAGCGCCCCAGCGCATGCTGCTTCCCGCCCGCGGGCAGCAGGACGGCGAGTTCAGCCCCGTTTTGTATGGGGCTGCCCCGAGCCAGCGGCTGCTGCAGCAAAAGAAAATTACTGAGGGCTTGCGCGAAGCGCGGGAACTGCTCACCAGTCTGGGCGTGAACTTGGCCTTAAGCGAGCTGCCCGCCGAACTACTCTACCAGGTGTTGCTAGAGCTGCCCCAGCGTAATCCCAAGGGCGACCGGGCCAGCTCGCTGTACCGAGAATTAGCTACCAATCTAGAGGCGAGTAACCTGTCAGATCAGGACCCAGCCCGCGAGGAGTTTATCCGCCGTGGTCAGGTATGGTGTACCGCTCCCGGCGGGAGTCGCTACGTGCCGTTGGCCAGCAACCAGGTCCGCTATGCGGCCGATGCCACATACAGCCCGCGCCTGCTGGCGCGTTTTATCCTGCTGGACGTACCGCCCAAGCGCAATGCTGACAAGATGCTGCGGTTATTTGGTGTGCCGCCCCTCGACCGCTTGGCATCGTCAGTGGTAGGCTCACCCCCGATCCATCCCCTGCGGGAGGCCTTTGCCCAGGATTGGCAGCTGCTGCTGCTGTACCTGTACGCACTATTACCGCAAAACACGGTCATCGCTGACAAAGGCGATGTGCTGAAAAGCCTGCGAGTGCAGTTGACTACTCAGTTGCGCGTAGCCCACACGCTCTCACCAGGCTCCTCCGACACGGAGAGCTATGCCCCGTATGCCTACCTGTTGACCCCCAATAAGCTGGCGGCCTGGATTGTAGTACCCGAAGACGTGAGCCTGGCAACCCTGAAGCAGCAGCCTCGCTTCCAAGACGCGCTGGCGGAAATCCTGAGCGTGCTGCTCGAAGCGGATGCATTACGGGAAGTGTTCATGCGCTTTATTGCCGCCCCGGCCGCGCAGAGGGACGAATTGCTCGCTCTGCGGCAGGGAGCTACGCTGGAGCAGGTGCACGCCACGCTGCACCAAGTGCGGGAAGTGATGACCCAGCCCGCCGAGAATCGGCAGCTTTTCTGGTTGCACTTGGCAAGCCTCGCCCGGCCGAAAGGCAAAGCGATCCGTCGGGCGCCTGTGCGGGAAGCAGAATGGCCCGCCTGGCTGCGCCAAACCTTTGGCACGCGCCTTAGCGCCTTAGTATTGGCAGCCTTTTCCCAGCTAAACCCGAGCTTACCCTGGCAGCACAGCGACCTGCGCGTGCTGTTTCAGTTATTTGGCGCTCTAGGGCTGAGTGCAGCCGTTTACAATCGACGGGCTGCGCAGCCGGTTGATTTTAGCTTGCTGTTTCAGGCTGAGTACGACGAACTGATTGCGCGTTACGAACCCTTCTTCGAGCAACAGCTCTATGCCCAGTTGGCCACGGCTACTCTGCGGGAGCAGCGCGGATTTGAAGCCGCTCGAGTTGCGTACCGGGCCTTGCGGGTGCCTGTGCCCATTCCATCGGATTTCGCGGCGGAAACCGTTTTTCGGCAGCAGGTGCTCACCCGCTGGCATGTTACGCTGACCGGTGCATCGGAGGCCGTGGATTTGTCCGAACGCGCCGCTGAGCACGAGCGGACTCTAGTGCAGCGAGCCGTTGCCCGGGGCTTTGCCCCCGATTACGTGCGCGACTTTGTCAGCGGAACACTCGAGCGGCGCAGCCTGCTTTTGTTCGGCCGTGTGACAGAGCTGCTATCCAAACTGCCCAAGCCCACTGTCCAAACCAACACCGGCCAGCCCATTCGCAACGTGTTTGCAGTGGGTAACTCGGACGTAGCCTTCGACACGGCTCAGGACTTGCTAGGCCAGCTGCTCACCCGCTGGCAGGGGCACGACACAACTATTCACCTGCTCAACATCGAGGCCTTGCCTGAGCCGACCAATGAGGCAAGGGAGCGGGGAGGAATAGGCACCTCTGGGGGCGCCGGGCGCGGCTACCAACGGCCGGAAGATCAGGCGCTGACCGGAGCCATTGGCGAAGGCCTAGCTTACGAAGCCCTTCGCCGCCGGCCCGGTGTTCGCCTGGTAGAAATTAAATCGGAGAATGCGGTTAAACTCGGTCGCCTGCCCGGGCAAAAAGGCCTGGGCTACGACCTAACGTACATAGATGAGCAGGGGCTGCACTACGTGGAGGTAAAAACCAGCACGGTAGCCGGCAATCGACAATTCTACATGTCGCAAAACGAAGTGCAGTTTGGAGAGCAGCACCCAGGTAATTACGAGGTGTTGCTGGTTACTGGCATTCAAGAGGCTACGGGGCCGCGTTACGAGAGCTTAGGTAATCCGTTTGTGTACAGTCAAGGACAAGGCTTTCTCCATAATCCTCGTTTTACTGTTGAACATGACACCTTCCGCGTGCGTTTTCAAGAAGTTCGTCAAGCTATATGA
- a CDS encoding ATP-binding protein — MYYTKMSNPVSAAGERAAIGGYLAQFNAFAWFAYQELIADRLEWIRLADPDAEKLDDIQYATANEVHAYQVKWTIAGENISFLDFCNLLPDLVQSWRGLRAKYHGQHKQVIGHLLTNKNLSAHDRILSGKTNLGTFADFFAEAWLPIKAQQPYAPKWKPAVQKLARLSGLKAAEFKDFVAHFELQPNYKAPAISITKAGYQKLDDDVTIFRSHLLEQVGDASRPVELQASQLITDLHWEARFQTTFNHELFVDPHQYQPITATLQALDAMVDGHAGGYLFLAGAPGTGKSTLLTQWAKGRSERVIKYYAFDFTNPASPGNYHERGDSTTLYFDLVFQLKAAGAYGRNVLPYRELHYLREVFYQQLNWLGEEYARTGRKTILLLDGLDHVPREYQQVTKSFLRELPLPTTLPAGVYVVLGSQTYELSDLAPEIKAEWRQLDRQLHMAPLERHAVFRLAEAADLHPPLITAQQHLLADKSQGHPLYVTYLLERLRNSSDRDGVLAEATPIGNDITLYYQKIWEPIAGNDDLVTLLGLLARLNGSINLKFVREWGFATSVLTALRRQAKPLFTTTDETWSFFHNSFRQFLLQQTALDPLTGEHTPAAEAELHRQLAAHYKASQVEPAWNSLFHLYHAGDTEQFWHLATPAYFVDQFVHFRPDEEIKRDLQLGLSLARRTRDVVALARYGFALAELESRLRHIRPAAFVEEFLVLRRPDLARRCLRTGHTLLTNRAYALLAARCFFDYGEHAEASMLLALAEPAAVQAEAIVVDEAARFEEVQRELKEWVATAVLFQPLPALLTRLNNIQLLGKAGAPHETAVHLRFSMLEHLMHSLIDRRDWAKLDTVLAEFRGTDERRLKIFFDALRTAARASLADDNQEQAKRYLTLLVAEFPLGTVGPTPRVYVADLIYDIMADTALVEQWLAGVPQPTGLGQDFAQFDESLVEYEPFILLNKLLHLCGAGMPVDVAVSALPPGAEMQELVAFQRRVGQISQLLAEALAGSPLPPDLLRRVQPVVQFYYQAPSEPRYHQHRYWRRLLRLQSSYFALLISAVAEFGPAALEQLATLLLREFASRPTRWPADVRRSILVALVGHGYAPAQVVPVLRELEAVMLDGLDVDGRVTACRAQAQAWVAVADPAAAERLLQQALQEAAGVGFRKDYQLTTWLTWLQQVNERRPGQAPERLRWFLAHLQHLRDITTGNSFWSASETLLATTLAWNFSAGQRQLQWQLDKGFLVLDGALEVFSTSFLARATSAAEFGGLLRLFTDVYLLLSPADPAALLTTLLNRGFALLGEEALAQHLPALLDAVTYQAQVDKRKELLAALANFVAARGLDVSAYHPDIVWPVADAARVEESGNDLILRSEYERVPEASVLARASTHDELVALLAREDTANSYFDWSPVLMQLAPQLSAAQVRALAASRRNTRRDSLFYSALSGLAWRLGEQALARELAEQAIEYSTDAGWARGYDGGSRLRGFEALQRVDPTLARQRAFDVFSNDLTTASSVIYYLEELDDVLPVITGKFEPELIWDEVFGYVQRLFATSKPLSDVPELTPGSEQLETVLAELVGFLTRWPLPAVKHAARALLPTLMDRPSA, encoded by the coding sequence TTGTACTACACTAAAATGAGCAACCCTGTATCCGCTGCGGGTGAGCGCGCAGCCATTGGCGGCTATTTAGCCCAGTTTAACGCTTTCGCCTGGTTTGCTTATCAGGAGCTGATTGCCGACCGGCTAGAATGGATTCGCTTGGCCGACCCGGATGCAGAGAAGCTCGACGACATCCAGTACGCCACAGCCAACGAGGTACATGCCTACCAAGTGAAGTGGACCATTGCCGGGGAGAATATTTCCTTCCTCGACTTCTGCAACCTTCTTCCCGACTTGGTGCAGAGTTGGCGGGGGCTGCGGGCCAAGTACCACGGGCAACACAAGCAAGTTATCGGGCACCTGCTGACCAACAAGAACCTTTCTGCGCACGACCGAATCCTAAGTGGAAAAACCAACCTTGGCACCTTCGCGGACTTCTTCGCTGAAGCTTGGCTGCCGATCAAGGCCCAGCAACCCTACGCGCCCAAGTGGAAGCCGGCGGTGCAAAAACTTGCCCGGTTGTCGGGGCTGAAGGCGGCCGAATTCAAAGACTTTGTTGCCCACTTTGAACTCCAGCCCAACTACAAAGCTCCGGCAATCAGCATCACGAAGGCCGGCTACCAAAAGTTAGATGACGACGTGACAATTTTTCGCTCACACCTGCTGGAACAAGTAGGTGACGCCAGTCGGCCGGTTGAATTGCAGGCCAGTCAGCTCATCACGGACCTACACTGGGAGGCCCGCTTCCAGACCACGTTCAACCATGAATTATTCGTGGACCCGCACCAGTACCAACCCATTACCGCCACCCTACAGGCGCTTGACGCCATGGTGGACGGGCACGCCGGAGGCTATCTGTTCCTGGCAGGGGCGCCGGGGACGGGTAAGTCAACCTTGCTGACGCAGTGGGCTAAAGGCCGGTCCGAGCGGGTCATCAAGTATTACGCCTTTGATTTCACGAACCCCGCCTCGCCAGGCAATTACCACGAGCGGGGCGATTCCACAACACTTTACTTTGATTTGGTTTTCCAGCTGAAGGCCGCCGGGGCTTACGGCCGAAACGTGCTGCCCTATCGGGAACTGCACTACCTACGAGAGGTTTTCTATCAACAGCTGAACTGGTTGGGAGAGGAGTACGCGCGCACCGGTCGCAAAACCATCTTGCTGCTTGACGGCCTAGACCACGTGCCGCGGGAATACCAGCAAGTGACCAAAAGCTTTTTGCGCGAGTTGCCTCTGCCCACCACCTTGCCAGCGGGGGTCTATGTGGTCCTAGGCAGCCAGACGTACGAACTATCGGACTTAGCCCCAGAAATCAAAGCTGAGTGGCGACAGCTAGACCGCCAATTACATATGGCCCCGCTGGAGCGCCACGCCGTCTTTCGGCTCGCAGAAGCAGCGGATCTGCACCCTCCGCTCATCACGGCGCAGCAGCATTTGCTGGCTGACAAATCACAAGGGCACCCGCTGTACGTGACCTACCTACTGGAGCGGCTGCGCAACTCATCCGACCGAGACGGCGTGCTGGCTGAAGCCACGCCGATCGGGAACGACATCACGCTTTATTACCAGAAAATATGGGAGCCCATTGCCGGTAACGACGACCTGGTTACACTGTTAGGGCTATTAGCTCGCCTCAACGGCTCCATCAACCTAAAATTTGTGCGGGAATGGGGCTTTGCGACCTCCGTGCTGACAGCACTGCGCCGCCAAGCCAAACCTCTGTTTACCACGACAGACGAGACTTGGTCGTTTTTCCACAACTCGTTTCGCCAATTCTTGCTTCAGCAGACGGCGCTTGACCCGCTGACCGGGGAGCACACGCCCGCGGCTGAAGCCGAGCTGCACCGGCAATTGGCCGCACACTACAAAGCATCGCAGGTGGAACCGGCCTGGAACAGCCTCTTTCACCTTTACCACGCTGGAGACACCGAGCAGTTCTGGCATTTGGCCACGCCAGCTTATTTCGTGGACCAATTCGTGCATTTTCGGCCCGACGAGGAAATTAAGCGCGACCTGCAGTTGGGGCTATCCTTAGCCCGCCGCACGCGGGACGTGGTAGCGCTGGCGCGCTACGGCTTTGCTTTGGCCGAGCTCGAGAGCCGGCTGCGCCACATTCGGCCTGCTGCCTTTGTAGAGGAGTTCTTGGTATTGCGCCGGCCGGATTTAGCGCGGCGGTGTTTGCGGACGGGCCATACCTTGCTCACCAATCGCGCCTACGCTTTGCTCGCGGCCCGCTGTTTCTTCGACTACGGCGAACACGCTGAGGCATCCATGCTGCTGGCGCTGGCCGAGCCGGCGGCTGTGCAAGCCGAGGCCATTGTGGTGGACGAGGCGGCGCGGTTCGAGGAAGTTCAGCGGGAATTGAAAGAATGGGTAGCCACAGCCGTGCTGTTTCAACCTTTGCCGGCCCTGTTGACCCGCCTCAATAACATCCAACTCCTGGGCAAGGCAGGCGCTCCTCACGAAACAGCAGTGCACCTGCGCTTCTCAATGCTGGAGCACCTGATGCACAGCTTGATTGACCGTCGCGACTGGGCAAAGCTGGATACCGTCCTAGCAGAGTTCCGTGGCACGGACGAGCGCCGATTAAAAATCTTCTTTGACGCACTGCGCACGGCGGCACGTGCTAGCCTAGCAGACGATAATCAGGAGCAAGCCAAACGCTATTTAACATTGTTGGTAGCGGAGTTTCCGCTCGGTACCGTAGGTCCCACACCCCGGGTTTACGTGGCCGACCTCATCTACGACATCATGGCTGACACGGCGCTGGTAGAGCAGTGGCTCGCTGGTGTGCCGCAGCCAACCGGTCTGGGCCAGGATTTCGCCCAATTTGACGAGTCACTGGTCGAATACGAGCCATTTATCTTGCTGAATAAGCTGTTGCACCTTTGCGGCGCTGGGATGCCCGTCGACGTAGCGGTTAGCGCCCTGCCCCCCGGCGCGGAAATGCAGGAGTTGGTGGCCTTCCAGCGGCGGGTGGGACAAATAAGCCAGCTCTTAGCAGAGGCGCTAGCGGGCAGCCCCCTGCCCCCCGACCTGCTGAGGCGGGTACAACCCGTCGTGCAGTTTTATTACCAGGCCCCATCCGAACCCCGCTACCATCAGCATCGGTACTGGCGACGTCTGCTGCGCCTTCAAAGCTCTTATTTCGCTTTGCTGATTTCGGCAGTAGCCGAATTTGGCCCGGCGGCACTGGAGCAGTTGGCTACGTTGTTGCTCCGAGAATTTGCAAGTCGCCCCACTCGTTGGCCGGCCGACGTGCGGCGCAGCATCTTGGTGGCCTTGGTGGGACACGGGTACGCCCCAGCCCAGGTGGTGCCGGTCCTGCGGGAGCTGGAAGCCGTTATGCTCGATGGTCTGGATGTTGACGGGCGCGTAACGGCCTGCCGGGCGCAGGCGCAAGCTTGGGTGGCGGTGGCGGACCCCGCCGCTGCCGAACGGCTGCTACAGCAGGCCCTACAGGAAGCAGCCGGCGTGGGGTTCCGGAAAGATTACCAGCTAACCACTTGGTTGACGTGGCTGCAGCAAGTCAACGAACGGCGGCCCGGCCAGGCGCCAGAGCGCCTGCGTTGGTTTTTAGCTCATTTGCAGCACCTGCGCGACATAACTACAGGCAACAGCTTCTGGAGCGCTTCGGAGACGTTGCTTGCCACAACCCTGGCCTGGAATTTCAGCGCCGGCCAGCGGCAACTGCAGTGGCAATTGGACAAGGGCTTTTTGGTGCTTGACGGCGCGTTGGAAGTTTTCAGCACTAGCTTCCTGGCCCGGGCTACCTCCGCCGCGGAGTTCGGCGGTCTGCTGCGCCTGTTCACGGACGTATACCTGTTGCTTTCTCCTGCCGACCCGGCCGCCCTGTTAACTACCTTGTTGAACCGGGGCTTTGCCTTGCTCGGCGAGGAGGCGCTTGCCCAGCACCTGCCTGCCCTGCTCGACGCTGTAACCTACCAAGCACAAGTCGACAAACGAAAGGAGTTACTAGCAGCCTTAGCCAATTTCGTGGCCGCGCGCGGGCTGGACGTGTCGGCATACCACCCCGATATAGTATGGCCGGTGGCCGATGCGGCCCGGGTTGAAGAAAGCGGAAACGATCTGATACTGAGGTCGGAGTATGAGCGAGTACCGGAGGCTTCCGTTTTGGCGCGGGCTAGTACTCACGATGAGTTGGTAGCACTGTTAGCGCGAGAGGACACCGCCAATTCGTACTTCGATTGGTCGCCCGTACTGATGCAGTTAGCGCCCCAATTGAGCGCCGCACAAGTGCGGGCGCTGGCCGCCAGCCGCCGCAACACCCGGCGCGACTCCTTGTTCTACAGCGCGCTCAGCGGGTTGGCGTGGCGATTGGGCGAACAGGCCCTGGCCCGCGAATTAGCCGAACAAGCCATCGAGTACTCAACCGATGCTGGGTGGGCGCGGGGCTACGATGGCGGCAGCCGGTTACGGGGCTTCGAAGCTCTGCAGCGAGTAGATCCGACGCTGGCCCGGCAGAGAGCCTTTGATGTGTTCAGCAACGACTTGACAACTGCATCGTCGGTCATCTACTACCTTGAGGAACTGGATGATGTCCTGCCAGTTATAACTGGGAAATTTGAACCGGAATTGATCTGGGACGAGGTGTTCGGCTACGTGCAGCGGCTTTTCGCGACCAGTAAGCCCTTGTCCGACGTCCCCGAGTTAACTCCCGGGTCAGAACAATTGGAAACTGTACTGGCAGAGTTAGTGGGCTTCCTAACTCGCTGGCCTCTGCCAGCAGTCAAACACGCAGCCCGTGCCCTGTTACCTACGCTAATGGATCGGCCCTCGGCTTAG